The Ranitomeya variabilis isolate aRanVar5 chromosome 7, aRanVar5.hap1, whole genome shotgun sequence genome includes a window with the following:
- the LOC143785344 gene encoding E3 ubiquitin/ISG15 ligase TRIM25-like, which translates to MASVELRDELNCSICLSLYTDPVSLRCGHNFCRSCIVSVLDAQEAAGGYSCPDCRAEYLERPAPEKNRKLRNIVEHFSSTQPGMEETRIFCTYCTKSPVPAVRTCLQCETSLCDDHLTAHNKTVDHILTEPSTLFCNKKCSLHQKVLEYYCPQDAVYLCVSCCLVGEHREHQVELLVEASEKKKMKLLDYHKELNPQKAEIQRRVQNLQYHKWNIQEKASDERKNVRKKFKAIRKQLKMAEKKTLSEVSRQEEKIVSKISHLIKKLEIQEDELSRKMHHLEEMCCVTDPIRLLEESDITVCSHGGDEDSERDGGEVSSEEDLDEILISLTLHRSMRDIVTNVTSELGVHVPDILLDVNSAHRCVKISEDLKTATELEEEQERPESPERFADCFQVLSRCVLSSGRHYWEVEWDQIGECGIALSYPSIEREGEKSEIGYNDKSWCLFMFDGGYEVWYNSDELTLSVKPTCPTLGVFLDYEAGRLSFYELCDPIRHLHTFTASFTEPLHVAFDLNDGASVTIS; encoded by the coding sequence ATGGCATCTGTTGAGTTGAGGGACGAGCTGAACTGCTCCATCTGCCTGAGCCTCTATACAGATCCCGTatccctgagatgtggacacaacttctgccgctcGTGTATTGTGAGTGTGCTGGATGCACAGGAGGCGGCTGGAGGGTATTCCTGTCCTGACTGCAGAGCAGAATATCTGGAGCGTCCGGCCCCGGAGAAGAACCGAAAGCTGAGGAACATAGTGGAGCATTTCTCATCTACTCAGCCTGGTATGGAGGAGACCagaatcttctgtacttactgtacaaagtctcctgtaCCGGCTGTAAGGACATGTCTTCAGTGTGAGACCTCTCTATGtgatgaccacctgacagcccacaataAGACCGTGGATCATATATTAACTGAACCTTCCACCTTATTTTGCAACAAAAAATGTTCCCTCCACCAGAAGGTTCTGGAGTATTACTGCCCGCAGGATGCTGTTTATCTGTGTGTGTCTTGCTGTCTGGTTGGTGAACATCGAGAACACCAGGTGGAACTTCTAGTTGAGGCTTCTGAGAAAAAGAAGATGAAACTGTTGGATTACCACAAAGAACTAAATccacaaaaagcagaaattcagagaAGAGTCCAGAATCTGCAGTATCATAAGTGGAATATTCAGGAAAAAGCCTCAGATGAGAGGAAGAACGTCAGGAAGAAATTCAAGGCCATTAGAAAGCAACTGAAAATGGCAGAAAAGAAAACACTGAGCGAGGTCTCCAGGCAGGAGGAGAAGATTGTGTCCAAGATATCTCATCTGATCAAGAAGCTGGAAATACAGGAGGACGAGCTGTCCAGAAAGATGCATCACTTGGAGGAGATGTGTTGTGTCACCGACCCAATAAGACTCTTAGAAGAAAGTGACATTACAGTGTGTAGTCATGGAGGTGACGAGGACTCAGAAAGAGATGGTGGAGAGGTCAGTTCTGAGGAGGATCTGGATGAGATTCTGATCTCACTGACCTTACACCGATCTATGAGGGATATTGTCACCAATGTAACATCAGAGCTCGGGGTCCATGTCCCAGACATCTTGCTGGATGTGAACAGTGCTCATAGATGTGTGAAGATATCAGAAGATCTGAAAACAGCAACAGAATTAGAAGAAGAACAGGAAAGGCCAGAATCACCAGAAAGATTTGCAGATTGCTTCCAAGTGTTAAGCAGATGTGTCCTCtcctcaggacgacattactgggagGTAGAGTGGGACCAGATAGGAGAATGTGGCATTGCATTGTCCTATCCCAGCATAGAAAGGGAAGGAGAAAAGTCTGAAATTGGTTATAATGATAAATCTTGGTGTTTGTTTATGTTTGATGGAGGATATGAAGTATGGTACAACTCCGATGAACTAACCCTCAGTGTAAAGCCAACATGTCCAACACTTGGGGTCTTCTTAGACTATGAGGCCGGGCGTCTGTCCTtctatgagctgtgtgaccccatccgacacttacacaccttcaccgCCTCCTTCACTGAGCCCCTACATGTTGCCTTTGATCTCAATGATGGAGCCTCTGTTACAATAAGCTGA